The sequence below is a genomic window from Brevibacillus laterosporus.
CGCTACGAAACGGAAGAATACTACCTCAAATCAGCTGACGAAATGACTAGTTTGTTTGCCTACGCTAAGGAGGGGCTTCAAAACACTCTGCGTATAGCGGACCGCTGTCAGGTGGAGATCAAATTAAATCAGCACATTCTGCCACGTTTTCCGTTGCCAGAAGGGGTAGAGGCGGAGCGGTTTTTACGACAAATATGCGAAGAAGGATGTCTGAAGCGTTTTGGTGCCCTACATGCTGAGGTGCGGGAGCGTTTGGATTATGAACTATCTGTCATTACAGGAACAGACTTTACTGATTACTTCCTGATCGTTTGGGATTTTATGAAATATGCCCATGAACAAGGAATCGCCACCGGTCCAGGGCGTGGATCAGCGGCAGGCAGTCTGGTAGCGTACGCTCTTTCTATTACCAATGTAGATCCGCTTGCTCATGATCTGCTATTTGAGCGTTTTCTCAATCCAGAGCGCATTACTATGCCAGATATTGATATTGACTTTGCAGTGGAGCGACGTGATGAAGTGATTCGTTATGTAGCAGACAGATACGGACATGATCGGGTCGCACAGATTATTACTTTTGGTACACTTGCTGCACGGGCTGCGGTTCGAGATGTTGGTCGGGCATTAGGATTATCCCTTTCTTTAGTAGATCGCGTAGCTAAAATGATACCACAGTCTCCATCTATGACTTTTGATAAAGCGTTCAAGCTTAACCCTGACCTGGAGCGTTTGACAGAGGAGAATCGGGACGTAGCCAAGCTCATTCGTCTAGGGCGTGGGTTGGAAGGATTACCACGTCATGCTTCTACACATGCGGCGGGTGTGGTGATTTCACGTGAACCGTTAACAGAATATGTTCCATTGCAAGAAGGTAGTGAGGGCCTGTTACTTACACAATTTCCGATGGATATTCTGGAGCAGGTCGGTTTGTTAAAAATGGATTTTTTAGGGTTACGCAACCTGACGATCATTCAGGAAACGTTAAAAGAAATCAATCGTCAAGGCGTTCCGTTGTCGTTAGATTCATTACCGGCAGAGGATGCGATGAGCTTTGCGATGTTAACCCGCGGTGAAACAACAGGTGTGTTCCAGTTGGAGTCTTCTGGAATTCGCAATGTTCTTCGAGATTTAAAGCCAACCTGTCTTGGTGATATCATAGCTGTCTTAGCCTTATATCGTCCAGGTCCTATGGAAATTATCCCAGACTATATCAAAGCGAAACATGGCAAAACCCCGGTACATTATGCTCATCCCGATTTAGAGGCGATTTTGCAAGAAACGCATGGCTTTATCATTTATCAGGAGCAAATCATGCAAATCTCTTCTAAAATGGCCGGATTTACCCTGGGTGAGGCTGATATCTTACGGCGAGCCGTAGGGAAAAAGAAACGTGAGCTATTGATGGAACAACGTGAAAAATTTGTAGCAGGAAGCATTGCTCAAGGTTATGATGAACAGCTTGCCCATGAAGTATATGATTTGATTGTTAAATTTGCTGATTACGGTTTTAACAAAGCTCACTCAGTCGCGTATGCAATTATTGCCTACCAAATGGCTTATTTAAAAGCCAATCATTCGCTAGCTTTCATGGCAGCTTTACTATCTATGTCGATTGGTAGCCAGGGGAAGATTGCAGAATATGTAGAAGAGGCCAAGCGCTTACGTCTTGCAGTGCTCCCTCCTTGCGTAAATGCTAGCGAAGCGCTATTTAGTGTAGAGCCAGATAAACAGGCCCTCCGCTTTGGACTGGCTGCTGTCAAGAATGTAGGATATGGCGCTATCGAGTCAATTGTCTCAGAACGGATAAAAGCTCCGTTTTCTGATCTGGTTGATTTTTGTTCCAGAGTAGATAGTCGGTTGGTTAACCGTCGTGTGATTGAATCTCTGATCATTTGTGGTGCGATGGATTCGTTACCAGGTCACAGAGCTCAGCTTTTATTGATGCTAGATGAGGCTATGGAGAAGGGCAGTACACGCCGAAAAGAGACAGAGGCTGCTCAGCTTAATCTGTTTGCATTTACAAACGAAGTGAACCACGATGTTGGAGGCAATCATCAGAGGAATATGCATAATCAATTGACGCCAGACCAGTATCCAGAGGTTCCCCCATTCTCTCATTTGCAAAGCTTAAAAGAGGAAAAAGAATTGTTGGGTGTCTATCTATCTGGTCATCCACTTGATCCCTATTCTTATCTAACACAGCATAAAGAAGTAACTGCAATTCCGATTTTTGATGATTTACCCCATCAGCATGTGGTAAAAATCGTAGGTATGATAACAGAGGCTAAGCGGATTCAAACAAAAAAAGGAGACCCGATGGCATTTTTACAGGTAGAAGATAAAATGGCACAAGTAGAGGTCGTTGTCTTTCCGAAAATATTTCTATCGGCGCAAGCCTTTTTATATAAAGAGTCAATTGTTGTCATTGAAGGACGTGTAGATCGTCAGGGAGATACGCCTAAGTTGATCGCTAACAGAATCTGGGATGGCAAAACCTTACCCAAGCCACAGATGGAAAGCGTGTTGTTCATTAAAATCTCCCCAGAACATGAGAGAGATGATGCCTTGGTTCGTCTGAAAGAATTGTTTACTAACCAAAACGGGTTGACCCCAGTTCTCCTTTATTACGAACAGAAAAAACAAATTTTACGCTTACCAAACGAATATCGAGTTGAGGCGAATATGGAAATACTAGAGAAAATCAAAGAAATTGTGGGAGATAAGTGTGTAATTCAGAAAGAATTGCCGATAAACGGGGGAGGATGAACCAAGTCCTCCCTTTTTTGCGCTTTATAGAAGGTTTACAGTTGAAAATGATTTGATATAATGAACAGTAACGACGTTTGAGTGGTCTGACCACTTCGACATACAACAATATGGGTATTTTACTCGGGCGAGAATGGAGTGATTTAGGTGTCGAATTTAAGAGAAGAAGCTCTTGAACTTCACAGAGTACATCAAGGAAAGCTAGAAGCAGTTACGAAGGTGCCAGTGCGTGATGCACATGATTTAAGCCTAGCATACTCGCCTGGTGTAGCCGAACCTTGCAAAGAGATTTTTAACGACCCAAGCAAAGTTTATGAATATACCATGAAAGGCAATTTGGTTGCCGTAGTCAGTGATGGAACGGCAGTGCTAGGACTTGGCAATATTGGTCCAGAAGCAGCTATGCCTGTTATGGAAGGGAAAGCTGTTTTATTTAAAACGTTTGCTGGGGTAGACGCGTTTCCGATTTGCTTGAATACAACGGACAAAGAGAAGATTATTGAAACGGTAAAACTTCTAGAGCCGACTTTTGGAGGCGTTAATTTAGAAGATATCGCAGCACCTGCATGCTTTGAAATCGAGGAACGTCTGAAAAAAGAAACCAATATTCCAATTTTCCACGATGACCAGCATGGAACTGCAATCGTAACAGCAGCGGGCCTCATTAATGCTCTAAAATTAGTAAATAAAAAAATTGAAGATATCCGCGTAGTTGCCAATGGGGTAGGTGCCGCTGGTATCGCTATTATTAAGCTCTTAATTAGCATGGGTGTAAAAGAAGTAATTATGTGCGATACCAAAGGAATTGTGTATGAAGGTCGCGAATTTGGTATGAATTCAGTAAAAGAAAAAATTGCTTTGTTAACCAATCGTGAAAAAATACAGGGCGAATTAGCAGATGCTATGGTTGGTGCTGATGTATTTATTGGTGTTTCTGCGGCAGGAGCTGTTACACCTGAGATGGTTCAATCTATGAACCGTGATGCTATTATTTTTGCAATGGCCAACCCAACACCTGAGATCATGCCGGAAGAGGCTAAAAAAGCAGGAGCTGCTGTTGTAGGGACAGGCCGTTCGGACTTCCCAAATCAGGTTAACAACGTATTGGCGTTCCCAGGTATTTTCCGCGGTGCGTTAGATACACGTTCAACTAGTATCAATGAGGAAATGAAATTAGCCGCTGTCTATGCTATCGCTGATCTAATAGAAGATGGTCAGTTGAATGCTGATTTTGTTATCCCAGCTCCATTTGATCCACGTGTTGCTCCGAATGTAGCCGCTGCGGTTGCTAAAGCAGCGATGGATAGCGGTGTAGCCCGTCTTATCGTTGATCTTGAAGAAATAAAAACAAAAACAGAAAAACTTTCTGCTTTATCATATCAAGAATAGCAAATAGCCGTATAAGAGAAGGCGATATCAATCGCCTTTTCATGATTTCTAGCCGAAGGAGTGGAGTATATGACAGACTCCTCCACTAATCGAAAAGTGTATGAAGGAATTCTCATGCAACTGAACGAAATCATTGCAGAAGAGAATTTGCGTCCAGGGGATAAGCTCCCCTCAGAGCGAGAGCTTTCCGATCGATTAAGTGTTGGACGTTCCTCTGTACGTGAGGCGCTCCGAGCTTTAGAGCTGTTGGGTCTAATTGAGACGAGACGTGGTGAAGGCACTTTTTTGAAGAATTATCGGCATAACCGGTTGATCGATTTATTAGGGTCTTACATTCTACGGGATGCCAAAACAAAAAAAGATCTCGTTGAAATGCGCAAAATCCTAGAATTGGATGCTGTACGTCTCGCGTGCACCCGAGCAGGCAGTAAGCACTTTGAAGAAATGGAGCGCATTCTAGATTCTGCTTGGGAAAAGTTGGAGCGAGGAGACATTCCGTGGGAGGAAGATTACTTATTTCATCGGGTAATATGTAGGTCTAGTCGTAATTCCGTCTTACATCGGATATGGACTCCTCTCGTGGAATATAGTGGCGGAATTCGCAAAGACTCCTTGGCGCGTGAAGGAAGATCGCATATTGCCCATCAGGAACACGTACAAGTGATGGAAGCGATTCGCGAAGGTAACGAATTAAAGGCAATGGAATATATGAAGGTACATCTTGACAACAGCATGCTATAAATTGCAGGTGCTGTAGGGGCTGTGATATGATGAGGCACAGATTGTCAGATTTGCAGCAGTAAGGAGGATTATCATGTGGACTGTCATCTACATCGCTCCTAGCGCCAAGATTGCCGAACGTATTCAACACCGTTTAACAAGTGAAGGATTTCTGGTGAAGGTTCGTGAGGCAAAGGTATCTAAACAATATGAGATACTGGTGCCAGAAGGCGAACTGTCCGAAGTGCAAGAGGTTCTCGGCACGGTTCTTCACTGAAACAAATGTGAGGTGATAGTGTGCTCAAAGATCTTTTTGGGAAAAAGCGCAAGTTTGCGACTGTACCGAACGTGTCAATAACGCAACAAGTCCCGACTGCTGAACCTAAAGAGGTTCCAGAAGGCCTTATGCATAAATGCTCCCATTGTGGATCTATTCATTATTCCAAGGATTTGGAGAAGAATCTAAAGGTCTGTAAGGGGTGTCAACATCATTTTCCCCTGTCCTCTCCAGAGCGTGTTCAATCGTTATTGGATAATGGATGCTTTACAGAGGAATTTGATGCTGAGTTCATTTCTGATAACCCTCTCAATTTTCCAGGCTACGAAGATAAATTGGAACAAGATCGTACCAAAACAAACTTGAATGAAGCTATTATTACTGGAGAAGGCTTGCTTCAGGGTATGCCTGTTGTATTGGGCGTCATGGATTCCCGTTTTCGTATGGGAAGTATGGGTGCGGTTGTTGGTGAAAAGATTACCCGTGCGATCGAACGCGCTATTGAGCGCAAGCTCCCGTTTATCCTGTTCTCTGCTTCAGGTGGAGCACGTATGCAGGAAGGAATGATCAGTTTAATGCAGATGGCTAAAACAAGCGCTGCATTAGCTCAATTGGCAAATGAACGATTGTTATTCATCTCCGTGTTAACTCATCCGACTACCGGTGGTGTATCTGCTAGTTTTGCATCTCTTGGTGATCTTAATATTGCCGAGCCGGGTGCACAGATTGGTTTTGCTGGTCGCCGAATCATTGAACAAACGATTCGTCAGGAGCTTCCGAAGGATTTTCAGACTGCGGAGTTTCTATTAAAGCATGGGCAGCTTGATATGGTGGTGCATCGCAAAGATATGCGTGAGACCTTAGGTACGTTGGTCGCTATGCACACAAGTAGGGAGGGAGAATAAATGGCGACAGATCTCTCATTTGAAAAACCATTAGTAGAGCTGCACGATAAAATTAAAGAACTACGTAAGTTTACGGAAGAAAAAGGGATTGATTTTACGGATGAGGTAAAACGTCTGGAATCAAAAGCGAAAGATCTGGCTGAGCAAATCTACGGTAACTTGACCCCGTGGCAACGCGTACAGATTTCTCGTCATCCAGAGCGTCCCACTACGTTTGATTATATCAAGCATATTTTTACTGATTTTATGGAGTTACATGGGGATCGTTCCTATGGAGATGATATGGCGATTGTTGGTGGTATTGCACGCCTAGAAGGCCGAGCTGTCACTGTTATCGGGCATCAAAAAGGAAAAGATACCAAAGAAAATATTAGTCGTAATTTTGGTATGGCTCATCCAGAGGGCTATCGTAAAGCGTTGCGATTGATGAAGCAGGCTGAGAAATTTGGTCGTCCGATCATTACGTTTATTAATACGCAAGGGGCTTATCCAGGTAAAGCAGCAGAGGAGCGCGGACAGAGTGAAGCGATTGCTCGAAATCTGCTTGAAATGGCTAACTTTACGGTACCTATTATTTGTGTGGTAATCGGAGAAGGCGGTAGTGGGGGTGCCTTGGGCATTAGTGTCGGGAACCATATCTATATGCTAGAGAACTCCATTTATTCGGTTATCTCTCCAGAGGGAGCGGCAGCGCTTTTGTGGAAAGACTCTAGTCTTGCTATGCGAGCAGCCGAAACCATGAAAATTTCTGCTCCAGATTTATTAGAATTAGGTATTATTGATCAAATTATTCCAGAACCATTTGGTGGGGCACATCGCGATTTAATCCAACAGGCAGGCTTTGTTAAACAGTCATTGCTTAACGGTTTGACTGAACTAGAGAAACTGTCCCCTAAGGAATTAGTACAGCATCGTTATAACAAATTTAAACAAATTGGCACATTTACTTCCCTTTCGTAAAAAAGGGGAGTTTTTTGCTTTTTTAGAGGCTGAAAATCTGATAGAATCAGTATTCGGAAGATGAACTTGGCAAAAAAAGAAAAACTAACAAAAAGTATGTCACAATTTCCAATGTGGAATGGCTAAAACCGGAAGTTTGTTGTATAACAGCCTAACAATATACGTCATTTATTCATACTGCATGACCAATTACCTGAATTGGTATAACACCATAGTGTTTTCCAAATTATTGGATAAATAATTGTTGTGTCGATTGTATGAATGTGGCGTTTTGTAACCTGTAGCAGGTTCTGTTTACAAAACTTTCCCCGCGGTTCTCATTTTGTTACCAATAGAAAATGAAACAGAGAGCCATTCTAAGGAAAGGAGAAAATGAAGAGGTGAGTGCTATGAAAAAAATTGCTGTTTTAACTAGTGGTGGCGATGCTCCAGGTATGAATGCGGCTGTCCGTGCTGCGGTACGTCGAGCAATTTACAAAGGCGTTCAGATTTTTGGAGTTTACAATGGATATAATGGTCTTATTAGCGGTAACATCCAAGAATTAACGCTTGGTTCTGTAGGTGATATTATTCATCGTGGTGGTACGATGCTCTTCACAGCTCGTAGTGACGAGTTCAGAACAGAAGAAGGACGCGCGAAAGCCGTTGAGCAATTAAAGAAACATGGAATCGAAGGACTAATTGTTGTGGGGGGAGACGGTTCTTTCCGTGGTGCACAAAAACTAACACAACTTGGATTTCCAACAATTGGGGTTCCAGGTACCATTGATAACGATATTCCGTGCACAGACTTTACAATTGGCTTTGACACAGCATTAAACACTGTAGTAGAATGCATTGACAAAATCCGTGATACGGCTACTTCTCATGAGCGTACCTACATTGTTGAGGTAATGGGACGTGATGCAGGTGACTTAGCTTTGTGGGCTGGTCTGGCTGCTGGAGCAGAATCCATCATCATCCCAGAGGCAAATACTGATATGAAAGATATTCTGGAGCGTTTACGTTCTGGTCATCGCCGTGGGAAAAAGCATTCCATCATCATTGTTGCAGAAGGAGTAGGTCAAGCTTCTCAATTCGCCGATGTCATTACGACAGAAACAGGTTGGGAAACTCGTGTAACTGTATTGGGACACATTCAACGTGGTGGCTCTCCGACTGCTTTCGACCGTATGCTAGCAAGCCGTTTAGGCGCAGCTGCTGTAGATTTGCTGCTTGAGGGTAAAGCAGATCGTATGGTTGGAATTAAGAACAATAATATTGTTGACGTTGACATTGATGAAGCGCTTGATCAAAAACATCAACTAGACTTGTCAATTTACCAGTTAGCTCGCTCTTTATCCATTTAATTGGTAATTTTTCAAGGGACATAAAAACTCCAGTGGCGTTCTGATGGCTTAAAACAGGTTAATGAACGCCCTGTTCTTTTGTATAAATACAAGACTTACTACGCAATTTTTGGAGGGATTATTTTGTTACGCAAGGCTAAAATCGTATGTACTATTGGACCAGCATCTGAATCGGTGGAAACACTAAAGAAATTAATCAACGCGGGTATGAACGTAGCCCGTTTAAACTTTTCTCACGGTGATTTTGAAGAGCATGGCGCTCGTATCAAAAATATTCGTCAAGCAGTAAAAGAAACAGGAAAATTGGTAGCTATCCTTTTGGATACCAAAGGACCTGAAATTCGTACAGGTAGCATGTCCGTAGACTCTGTTGAGCTAGTGGAAGGCAATACTTTCACCCTAACAACAACAGAGATGGCTGGTACAGCAGAGCGTGTATCTATCACATATCCCGAGCTTGCAAATGATGTAAAAATAGGCAGCCAAATCCTAATCGATGATGGCTTGATCGGTTTGGAAGTTACAAAAATTGAAGGTACTGAAATCATTTGTGAAATCAAAAACGGTGGTACGCTAAAAAGTAAAAAAGGTGTTAACGTTCCTGGCGTTTCCATCAACCTGCCGGGTATCACAGAGAAAGACGCAGCGGATATCAAATTTGGTATCGAGCAAGGCGTTGACTTTATCGCAGCTTCCTTTGTACGTAAGGGTTCTGACGTATTGGAAATCCGTGAAATCCTAGAAAAACATGGAGCAAAAATCGACATCATCTCCAAGATTGAAAACCAAGAAGGCGTTGACAACATCGATGAAATTTTGGCAGTATCTGATGGTTTAATGGTAGCTCGTGGAGACCTTGGTGTTGAAATTCCAGTTGAAGAAGTACCAGTTTGCCAAAAAATGATGATCCAAAAATGTAACTTGCTTGGTAAACCAGTTATCACAGCAACACAAATGTTGGATTCTATGCAACGTAACCCTCGTCCAACACGTGCAGAAGCAAGTGACGTGGCGAATGCAATTTATGATGGCACGGATGCTATTATGTTGTCTGGTGAAACAGCAGCAGGTAAATATCCAGTAGAATCTGTTCAAACAATGAACAGCATCGCTCTACGTGCAGAACAAAGCTTGAACTATCGTGAAGTAATGAAGGCTCACGCATCTTGCAACCGGGTTACTGTAACAGACGCGATCTCTCAAGCGGTAGTAAAATCTGCACTTGATCTAAATGCAGCAGCTGTTATCTCTTCTACAGAAAGCGGACACACAGCACGTCTAGTTTCTAAATACCGTCCAAAAGCGCCAATTATCGCAGTAACTCCACATCAAGGTGTTGCTCGTCGTCTCTCCTTAATGTACGGTGTGTATCCAGTTGTAACAAAACAAGCGGAAACAACAGATGAAATGTTCGATATCGCTGTACGTGAAGCTTTGACAACAGGTATGGTAAAACATGGTGATCTAGTTGTAATCACAGCAGGTGTTCCTGTTCGCGAAACAGGTACAACGAACCTAATGAAAATCCATGTGATCGGCGACGTACTTGCAAAAGGCCAAGGCATTGGACAAAAAGTAGTAACAGGTAATGTTGTAGTTGCCCGTACAGCAAAAGAAGCAATGGATAAAGTACAAGAAGGCTCCATCTTGGTTTGCCTAGGTACAGATTCTGATATGATTCCTGCGTTTGAACGCGCAGCAGCGGTTATCACAGAAGAAGGCGGACTTACTTCTCATGCAGCTATTGTGGGTTTGAACTTAAATACACCAGTTATTATCGGTGTAAACAATGCTACTGCTATCTTAAAAGATGGTATGGAAGTAACTGTTGATTCAGAGCGTGGAAAAATCTTCACAGGTATGGCTTCTGTTCTGTAACAAACGTATAGATTTTCTCCTAAGAAAAGGGCTATCGAGATTATTCGATAGTCCTTTTTGTGCTACTATTATGAGGGAAGGATTTACAAAGATAGGAGGCTATTATAGATGAATCCAGCTTTTTATCATACCTATCATCTTCGGGTTCGCTACAGCGAGACAGATCAAATGCAAATTGTGTATCATACAAACTATTTGACGTGGTTTGAACTTGGACGAACTGAATATATTAGAGAAATAGCAGGAATGTCATACAAAGGGGTAGAGGAAAGAGGAGTCCTGCTACCTGTGACAGGTGCTACGCTTTCGTTTCATTCACCAGCACGATATGACGACGAAATTGAGGTTCGTACGTTTATTGAGCATCTTACCCCTATCCGTATGAATTTTGGTTATGAGATTTATCGGATAAGCGACTGTAAATTATTGGTGTCGGGAAAAACGGAGCATGTTTTTACTACCCCACAAATAAAACCAGTTCGTCTTTCAAAAGTGATTCCAGAACTGTA
It includes:
- a CDS encoding DNA polymerase III subunit alpha — encoded protein: MMTASFVHLHVHSECSLLDGAARIEQLVQKAAELNMPALAITDHANLYGAIPFYKACLDKGIKPIIGMEIYLIDGDLRDRVTRQTKAPYHLTLLAENEQGYKNLIQLSTIAHTEGAQVLPRVNRERLKRHAAGLIALSGCTEGEIGQLLLAGDLDAAKQATDWYVDVFGPQHFYLELQDHGTEKERRLNQRLLRLHEATQVPLVVTNNVHYVEKEEAELHDVLLAIGHGVTITEDNRFRYETEEYYLKSADEMTSLFAYAKEGLQNTLRIADRCQVEIKLNQHILPRFPLPEGVEAERFLRQICEEGCLKRFGALHAEVRERLDYELSVITGTDFTDYFLIVWDFMKYAHEQGIATGPGRGSAAGSLVAYALSITNVDPLAHDLLFERFLNPERITMPDIDIDFAVERRDEVIRYVADRYGHDRVAQIITFGTLAARAAVRDVGRALGLSLSLVDRVAKMIPQSPSMTFDKAFKLNPDLERLTEENRDVAKLIRLGRGLEGLPRHASTHAAGVVISREPLTEYVPLQEGSEGLLLTQFPMDILEQVGLLKMDFLGLRNLTIIQETLKEINRQGVPLSLDSLPAEDAMSFAMLTRGETTGVFQLESSGIRNVLRDLKPTCLGDIIAVLALYRPGPMEIIPDYIKAKHGKTPVHYAHPDLEAILQETHGFIIYQEQIMQISSKMAGFTLGEADILRRAVGKKKRELLMEQREKFVAGSIAQGYDEQLAHEVYDLIVKFADYGFNKAHSVAYAIIAYQMAYLKANHSLAFMAALLSMSIGSQGKIAEYVEEAKRLRLAVLPPCVNASEALFSVEPDKQALRFGLAAVKNVGYGAIESIVSERIKAPFSDLVDFCSRVDSRLVNRRVIESLIICGAMDSLPGHRAQLLLMLDEAMEKGSTRRKETEAAQLNLFAFTNEVNHDVGGNHQRNMHNQLTPDQYPEVPPFSHLQSLKEEKELLGVYLSGHPLDPYSYLTQHKEVTAIPIFDDLPHQHVVKIVGMITEAKRIQTKKGDPMAFLQVEDKMAQVEVVVFPKIFLSAQAFLYKESIVVIEGRVDRQGDTPKLIANRIWDGKTLPKPQMESVLFIKISPEHERDDALVRLKELFTNQNGLTPVLLYYEQKKQILRLPNEYRVEANMEILEKIKEIVGDKCVIQKELPINGGG
- a CDS encoding NAD-dependent malic enzyme; this encodes MSNLREEALELHRVHQGKLEAVTKVPVRDAHDLSLAYSPGVAEPCKEIFNDPSKVYEYTMKGNLVAVVSDGTAVLGLGNIGPEAAMPVMEGKAVLFKTFAGVDAFPICLNTTDKEKIIETVKLLEPTFGGVNLEDIAAPACFEIEERLKKETNIPIFHDDQHGTAIVTAAGLINALKLVNKKIEDIRVVANGVGAAGIAIIKLLISMGVKEVIMCDTKGIVYEGREFGMNSVKEKIALLTNREKIQGELADAMVGADVFIGVSAAGAVTPEMVQSMNRDAIIFAMANPTPEIMPEEAKKAGAAVVGTGRSDFPNQVNNVLAFPGIFRGALDTRSTSINEEMKLAAVYAIADLIEDGQLNADFVIPAPFDPRVAPNVAAAVAKAAMDSGVARLIVDLEEIKTKTEKLSALSYQE
- a CDS encoding FadR family transcriptional regulator, producing MTDSSTNRKVYEGILMQLNEIIAEENLRPGDKLPSERELSDRLSVGRSSVREALRALELLGLIETRRGEGTFLKNYRHNRLIDLLGSYILRDAKTKKDLVEMRKILELDAVRLACTRAGSKHFEEMERILDSAWEKLERGDIPWEEDYLFHRVICRSSRNSVLHRIWTPLVEYSGGIRKDSLAREGRSHIAHQEHVQVMEAIREGNELKAMEYMKVHLDNSML
- a CDS encoding glutamate decarboxylase, encoding MWTVIYIAPSAKIAERIQHRLTSEGFLVKVREAKVSKQYEILVPEGELSEVQEVLGTVLH
- a CDS encoding acetyl-CoA carboxylase carboxyltransferase subunit beta, translated to MLKDLFGKKRKFATVPNVSITQQVPTAEPKEVPEGLMHKCSHCGSIHYSKDLEKNLKVCKGCQHHFPLSSPERVQSLLDNGCFTEEFDAEFISDNPLNFPGYEDKLEQDRTKTNLNEAIITGEGLLQGMPVVLGVMDSRFRMGSMGAVVGEKITRAIERAIERKLPFILFSASGGARMQEGMISLMQMAKTSAALAQLANERLLFISVLTHPTTGGVSASFASLGDLNIAEPGAQIGFAGRRIIEQTIRQELPKDFQTAEFLLKHGQLDMVVHRKDMRETLGTLVAMHTSREGE
- the accA gene encoding acetyl-CoA carboxylase carboxyl transferase subunit alpha gives rise to the protein MATDLSFEKPLVELHDKIKELRKFTEEKGIDFTDEVKRLESKAKDLAEQIYGNLTPWQRVQISRHPERPTTFDYIKHIFTDFMELHGDRSYGDDMAIVGGIARLEGRAVTVIGHQKGKDTKENISRNFGMAHPEGYRKALRLMKQAEKFGRPIITFINTQGAYPGKAAEERGQSEAIARNLLEMANFTVPIICVVIGEGGSGGALGISVGNHIYMLENSIYSVISPEGAAALLWKDSSLAMRAAETMKISAPDLLELGIIDQIIPEPFGGAHRDLIQQAGFVKQSLLNGLTELEKLSPKELVQHRYNKFKQIGTFTSLS
- the pfkA gene encoding 6-phosphofructokinase, which gives rise to MKKIAVLTSGGDAPGMNAAVRAAVRRAIYKGVQIFGVYNGYNGLISGNIQELTLGSVGDIIHRGGTMLFTARSDEFRTEEGRAKAVEQLKKHGIEGLIVVGGDGSFRGAQKLTQLGFPTIGVPGTIDNDIPCTDFTIGFDTALNTVVECIDKIRDTATSHERTYIVEVMGRDAGDLALWAGLAAGAESIIIPEANTDMKDILERLRSGHRRGKKHSIIIVAEGVGQASQFADVITTETGWETRVTVLGHIQRGGSPTAFDRMLASRLGAAAVDLLLEGKADRMVGIKNNNIVDVDIDEALDQKHQLDLSIYQLARSLSI
- the pyk gene encoding pyruvate kinase, which translates into the protein MLRKAKIVCTIGPASESVETLKKLINAGMNVARLNFSHGDFEEHGARIKNIRQAVKETGKLVAILLDTKGPEIRTGSMSVDSVELVEGNTFTLTTTEMAGTAERVSITYPELANDVKIGSQILIDDGLIGLEVTKIEGTEIICEIKNGGTLKSKKGVNVPGVSINLPGITEKDAADIKFGIEQGVDFIAASFVRKGSDVLEIREILEKHGAKIDIISKIENQEGVDNIDEILAVSDGLMVARGDLGVEIPVEEVPVCQKMMIQKCNLLGKPVITATQMLDSMQRNPRPTRAEASDVANAIYDGTDAIMLSGETAAGKYPVESVQTMNSIALRAEQSLNYREVMKAHASCNRVTVTDAISQAVVKSALDLNAAAVISSTESGHTARLVSKYRPKAPIIAVTPHQGVARRLSLMYGVYPVVTKQAETTDEMFDIAVREALTTGMVKHGDLVVITAGVPVRETGTTNLMKIHVIGDVLAKGQGIGQKVVTGNVVVARTAKEAMDKVQEGSILVCLGTDSDMIPAFERAAAVITEEGGLTSHAAIVGLNLNTPVIIGVNNATAILKDGMEVTVDSERGKIFTGMASVL
- a CDS encoding acyl-CoA thioesterase, producing the protein MNPAFYHTYHLRVRYSETDQMQIVYHTNYLTWFELGRTEYIREIAGMSYKGVEERGVLLPVTGATLSFHSPARYDDEIEVRTFIEHLTPIRMNFGYEIYRISDCKLLVSGKTEHVFTTPQIKPVRLSKVIPELYACLQIEYEKCLK